One genomic segment of Mycoplasmopsis agalactiae PG2 includes these proteins:
- a CDS encoding 5'-nucleotidase C-terminal domain-containing protein, which produces MKRKFILGLGAISTLAAIPTIAATCGVSSPAKVAKARAAYEDAFKKFNDAVESDVKALVEKKKAINAKDISKEQKQKLIAEKDAWVKTRTPILQDLRKKANDEFKNLKKVQKNFKTQVVKIVHTNDEHGRLVFDDGKFNNYSGMQGLAEILNKDFDRDLLLSAGDLIQGLPLSDSDKGLTISKVAKEMNYQAVAIGNHEFDYGLEHMFNIERETAGMPFLSANIVWNEKAVSEKIKTKDGKLAVKDEKVFTPYIIKTLDSGIKVGIMGITTPDTQWTSNPKNSVHVTFLDPIESGKKTVEELKSKGVNFIVALTHLGVNRPDTRWDSREFTKNVEGVDLVLDGHSHTRVDIERKDEEKGFLTQAECYTRYLSELDLVVDSETGKVSEVKQHLRTIEYTELLGGKENSIQSIKDMIGKLKEKFDAVNDKVVFKSSVEFKHTEEVKIKPGGGEREIPIWRGRAQQTNLGTFAADAAVYDFIENKPKVNGQEVQFSDDNVIGLVNGGGLRQDTQSGDIKRADLLGISPFSNRIAAVQVKGSVLLEAMKHGASKVFSGAYAQYSHNVKANINFKETKGDKFVYELDENSVKINDKAVDKNKDYYIVTNDFILIGGDGYEMLDYVKHPEKAKSVFEGGDILESYIKFGQFITNKEASKESTNPFGKRKIENYKDIEQKNIEVKHTK; this is translated from the coding sequence ATGAAGCGAAAATTTATTTTAGGTCTTGGAGCAATATCTACTTTAGCAGCTATTCCAACAATTGCCGCTACTTGTGGAGTTTCTTCACCAGCAAAAGTTGCTAAAGCTAGAGCAGCTTATGAAGATGCTTTTAAGAAATTTAATGATGCAGTTGAATCAGACGTTAAGGCATTAGTTGAAAAGAAAAAAGCTATTAATGCTAAAGATATTTCAAAAGAGCAAAAACAAAAATTAATAGCTGAAAAAGATGCATGAGTTAAGACTAGAACTCCTATTTTACAGGACTTAAGGAAAAAAGCTAATGATGAATTTAAGAACCTAAAGAAGGTTCAAAAGAACTTTAAAACACAAGTTGTTAAAATCGTTCACACTAATGATGAACACGGCCGTTTAGTGTTTGATGATGGTAAGTTTAACAACTATTCAGGTATGCAAGGGCTAGCTGAAATTTTAAATAAAGACTTTGACAGAGACTTATTACTTTCAGCAGGTGACTTAATTCAAGGGCTTCCTTTATCAGATTCAGACAAAGGATTAACTATTTCAAAAGTTGCTAAAGAAATGAATTATCAAGCAGTAGCTATTGGTAACCACGAATTTGATTATGGTTTAGAACATATGTTCAATATTGAAAGAGAAACTGCTGGGATGCCATTTTTATCAGCTAACATTGTATGAAATGAAAAAGCTGTTAGTGAAAAAATTAAGACAAAAGATGGCAAGTTAGCTGTTAAGGATGAAAAAGTATTTACTCCATACATTATTAAAACACTAGATTCAGGAATCAAAGTTGGTATTATGGGTATTACTACTCCTGATACACAATGAACAAGTAATCCTAAAAACTCAGTTCATGTTACTTTCTTAGATCCTATTGAATCAGGCAAGAAAACTGTGGAAGAGTTAAAGTCTAAGGGTGTTAATTTCATAGTTGCTTTAACTCACTTAGGAGTTAATAGACCTGATACAAGATGAGATTCAAGAGAATTTACTAAAAATGTTGAAGGTGTTGATTTAGTACTTGACGGCCATTCACACACAAGAGTTGATATTGAACGTAAAGATGAAGAAAAAGGATTTTTAACTCAAGCAGAGTGCTACACAAGATACTTAAGTGAATTAGATTTAGTTGTTGATTCTGAAACTGGAAAAGTTAGCGAAGTTAAACAACACTTAAGAACAATTGAGTACACTGAATTACTTGGTGGTAAGGAAAATTCAATTCAATCTATTAAAGATATGATTGGCAAACTAAAAGAAAAGTTTGATGCTGTTAATGATAAAGTTGTGTTTAAGTCAAGTGTTGAATTTAAGCACACTGAAGAAGTGAAGATTAAGCCAGGCGGTGGCGAGAGAGAAATCCCAATCTGAAGAGGAAGAGCACAACAAACTAATTTAGGTACATTTGCTGCTGATGCTGCTGTTTATGACTTTATTGAAAATAAACCTAAAGTCAATGGACAAGAAGTTCAATTTAGTGATGATAATGTTATTGGATTAGTAAATGGTGGTGGTTTGCGTCAAGACACTCAATCTGGAGATATTAAGAGAGCTGATCTTTTAGGAATTTCACCTTTTAGTAATAGAATTGCTGCTGTTCAAGTAAAAGGAAGCGTTTTACTTGAGGCTATGAAGCATGGAGCTTCAAAAGTATTCTCAGGAGCATATGCTCAATATTCACATAATGTTAAAGCAAACATTAATTTTAAAGAAACTAAAGGCGACAAATTTGTCTATGAATTAGACGAAAACAGTGTAAAGATAAACGACAAAGCAGTTGATAAAAACAAAGATTATTACATTGTTACAAATGACTTTATTTTAATTGGCGGTGACGGCTATGAAATGCTTGACTATGTTAAACACCCTGAAAAGGCAAAAAGTGTATTTGAAGGTGGAGACATTTTAGAAAGCTACATTAAATTTGGTCAATTTATTACAAACAAAGAAGCATCAAAAGAATCAACAAATCCATTTGGAAAACGCAAGATTGAAAATTATAAAGACATAGAGCAAAAGAACATTGAAGTTAAACACACCAAGTAA